A single region of the Gorilla gorilla gorilla isolate KB3781 chromosome 1, NHGRI_mGorGor1-v2.1_pri, whole genome shotgun sequence genome encodes:
- the PRR9 gene encoding proline-rich protein 9, whose translation MSFSEQQCKQPCVPPPCLPKTQEPCQAKAEEVCLPTCQHPCQDKCLVQAQEVCLSQCQESSQEKCPQQGQDPCLPPCQDQCPPQCAEPCQELFQTKCVEVCPQKVQEKCSSPGKGK comes from the coding sequence ATGTCCTTCAGTGAGCAGCAGTGCAAGCAGCCCTGTGTGCCCCCTCCATGCCTCCCAAAGACCCAGGAGCCGTGCCAAGCAAAGGCTGAGGAGGTGTGCCTCCCCACATGCCAGCACCCCTGCCAAGATAAGTGTCTAGTGCAGGCCCAGGAGGTATGTCTTTCTCAGTGTCAGGAATCAAGTCAAGAAAAATGCCCACAGCAAGGCCAAGATCCATGCCTACCTCCATGCCAAGACCAGTGTCCACCTCAGTGTGCAGAGCCATGCCAGGAGCTATTCCAGACAAAATGTGTGGAGGTTTGCCCACAGAAAGTCCAGGAGAAGTGCTCATCCCCTGGCAAGGGAAAGTAG